The Oreochromis aureus strain Israel breed Guangdong linkage group 15, ZZ_aureus, whole genome shotgun sequence genome contains the following window.
GTTTCCTAAGCTCtccagtgggccagattggagtctttgccaggcTATTTCTGGCCCCCAGGTCTTGTGTTTTACAGCCCTGATATAGACAGTTTATTTACATTCTGTATTGGGAATCAAGGAGCAAATCAGCACCGTATATTTAGTTGTTATTTCATTAGTAAAAAAAGTGGCTTATTAAGTGTATCTTTCTGATGACTGTTTAAAATCGTGAATATGATTTGCAAACCAATTCATGTAAGATTCTTTCGAAAAATGTTGGGATGCAGCACATTTTATACCTAATCAGAATAACCAAAGGGAGCACACACTCAATATTAAAACTTTAttgttgaaaaatgtatttgatgaCAGCAtcatgtttggaaaaaaaagcactcgAGGTGTATAAATAGTCTCTTGTTCTTCTTTCAGTGTTCTAAGCTtatgtctttctttttcactgtttctttcCTTGGGGCTCTTCAGTTTAGTCAGCTACTTTAACCTGTTTAGATTACATGGTTTATCTCTGGCAGTACTGCTCATGTCTGGTGTAATACTCTATGCCTATCCAGATATTTTGTATTGTCCATTTGAGTCCACTTCTCACTACATAAAATATTCAACATGCCTCTGCTCTTTCACTGTAGCATCAGTTTGTCTTCATGGATGTTGAGATTGCGGGAGAAACTGCAGGGAGGTTAATGTTTGAGGTGAGCCAACTTTGACACATAAAACATAGGATCCAAACTCATTTGCATCCTGCTAATTTTCAAAGGATCTTTTAAGACAGTCAGTCTTAACATTGGACTGCCAGATAAAATTTTTTTGATCATTACAGATGTGATCAGATATTATCTTTCCTCTGCTCTGCTCAGCTCTTCTCAGATATTTGTCCAAAGACATCCAAGAACTTTGAGGGTCTGTGCACAGGAGAGCAAGGACTGTCACAGAGTGGCTTCCCGCTCTGCTATAAAGGCTCTCTGTTTCATCGGATTGTGCCCAATGGATGGGTGCAGGGTGGAGGTACACATGTATAAAAACATCAATATAATGTGACATCATACTTAAATATAGATGCAGAAAATTCACGATCTGTGATATATCAAACACTGTCATAAATTTGTTGATAAATTGTTGTTTAGATAGTTTTAATGGATTCATTAAAGTCAGCAGTACAGTTGTGGCTGTACCTATAAATTTTGCAGATATTTCTCCAGAGAGGAAAGGAAATGGAGGCGAGTCAATCTACGGGCTAATGTTTGAAGGTATGCTCTACACAGCGTTATGTTTAGAACATACTATATAACTACACAATTGGACTTTGATGTCCATAGACAACACTGTGATAtgtagtgagagtagggagTGGGTGGAAGAGagtctggagaggtggaggtatgcactGCACAAACTAGGAATGAAAGTCTGTAGAAGCGAGACAgaatatgtgtgtgaatgagagagagaTGGGTGGAAAATGGATATGCAAGGAGAAGAGGTAGTGAAGATGAATAAGTTTAACTGCCTGGGGttaaccatccaaagcaacaagagaggtgaagaagagagtggtGGCAGGGTAGAGTGGGTGGAGACTAATGTCAGGGgtgtttgtgacagaaggagagcagtgagagtgaaagagaatGTGTAGGAGATGGTAATGAGAGCTGCTATGATGCATTGTTTGGAGACAATGACACTAACAGACAAGAGGCCGAGCAggaggtggcagagttgaagatgtTAAAATTTTCACTGGGAGTGACCAGAAGGAAGATGATTAAAAATGAgtagggacagctcaggttgaacagtttggagacaaagttagagaggcaaggctgagatggtttggacatgtgcagagaagggatagtggatatactggacaagaggaggaggttcatggacgtagtgaaggaggacatgcatgAGGATTAGTGTGACAGAAGATATTAAGCAAAAAGGTAAAGTTCTATATTTCAAAGGAATGGCTGCACTTTAACTTCTACTACATTTACAAATAACTTTCCACATTAATGAATGATGTCAGATATTTAGGTGATAGCGTGTGATCCACTGAAGTGATCcctaaaaaaaaagtagaaggaaaaagaagaagccaGCATATTCATAAATTGATTTACTTGTGCTTCCTCTATAAATGTTCACCTGAACTTCCACATGCCTGCCCGTCTTTTAGATGAGAATTTTGCCATTTCACACTCTAAGCGCGGCATCCTGGGAATGGCTAATAAAGGTCCCCACAGCAATGGATCCCAGTTCTACATCACCCTACAGCCAACGCCATGGATGGACAAGACCTATGTTGCCTTTGGGTTGGTGTATCTGATTTTAGCTGAAAGACATCTTTTTAATTCCCACAGCTCTCATATAGCTTCAGACGTGAAGTTAaatct
Protein-coding sequences here:
- the ppil6 gene encoding probable inactive peptidyl-prolyl cis-trans isomerase-like 6 isoform X4; this encodes MKGLHAKELRGEVWQYSSSLMCFLNGRLLGDEKDLTSWAKNQWGFTFARPQAFYTTLAEEYYTKHLQKTGHQFVFMDVEIAGETAGRLMFELFSDICPKTSKNFEGLCTGEQGLSQSGFPLCYKGSLFHRIVPNGWVQGGDISPERKGNGGESIYGLMFEDENFAISHSKRGILGMANKGPHSNGSQFYITLQPTPWMDKTYVAFGQVVEGLDVLRRLEEAPTCNERPKYECRITACGVLKPELISINH